The Jiangella sp. DSM 45060 genome contains the following window.
CCAGCAGGGCGGCCCGTTCGTCCGGGGTGACCGGCACGAACGGCGCGGCGACGTGCGGCGGGCAGAGCCCGCGGGACTCGAGGACGGCCTTGACGGCGGGGACGCCGCGCCGGACCGTGTGCAGCGCGACCACGCGGTCGGCGGTCTCCTGGGCGGCGTCGGCCGCGGCCGTCCGCCCGGACCGGAAGGCGTCGTACAGCTCGACGCACAGCACCGGCGCGAGGTTGGCGATGCCCGGCACGATGCCGTCGGCGCCCGCCTCGAGTCCGGCGACCAGCTGCGTCTCCGAGCCCTGGCTGACCCCGACGTCGGGGCGGCGGCGGGCCGCGGCAACCACGCGGCCGAGCAGCGCGAGGTCGCCGGAGCTGTCCTTGATGCCCACGACGTGCGGCATCGCCAGCACCTCGTCCAGCACGGCGGGCGTCATCGGCACGCTGTAGCTCGGCACGTTGTACGCGACCACCGGCACGCCCAGCCCGGCGAACGCGGCGAAGTGCGCGACCACCTCGTCGTCGCGGTGCCGGTAGTAGATCGGCGGGCTGACGACGAGGGCGTCCGGCTCGGCCAGGCGGACGGCGGCGGCCCGCTCCAGCGCCTCGGCGGTGCCGGCGGCCGTGACGTTGGCCAGCACCGGGCCGTCGCCGGTCAGCTCCCGCCAGCGGGCCGCGACCCCGGCCGCGAACTCCGTCAGCGCCGACGTGGGCAGCAGCGGCCCCTCGCCGTTGCTGCCGAACAGCATGAGGCTGCGCGCACCGGCCTGCGCCAGCGCGTCGAGCAGGCCGTACGCGGCGGCGGCGGACGGCTCGCCCGGCGCGCTCATGGGCGTCACCAGCGGCACCATCACCCCGCTGAGCAGGGCGCGACCATCAGTCATCAATACCCCTTGATCTCGGGCCAGGCCAGCTCGACGCCGTCGGCGGCCAGCTCGTCCTGGAACGCGCCCAGCAGCTCGCCGGACTCGTGCACCTGCCCCGGCTCCAGCCCGCCGGCCAGGCAGTGCGCGGCCAGCGCACCGGCCACCTCGCCGACGTTCCACTCCACCGGGTGCAGCCGGTAGCAGCCGTTGGTGATGTGCGTCGTGCCGATGTTCTTGCCGGCCGGCAGCAGGTTGCGCACCCGCTGCGGCAGCAGCGCGCCGAGCGGGATCTGGAACGGGCTGCTGGCGACGTCGATGTAGGTGTCGCCGCCGGTCGACGGGTGCAGGTCGATGCGGTACATGCCGACGCCGACGGAGTCCGGGTACGCGACGGCCCCGGCGTCGCCGCGGACCGCCAGCGACAGGTCCTGCTCGACGACGCGCCGCCGCGGCAGGATGCGCCGCGACTCACGGATGTACGGCGCCTTCGCCAGCCCGTCGGTGGTGCCCATGACGTCGCCGCGCAGCCGCAGCCCGGGCCAGCCGGTGCCGCCGTCGGGCCGCGGCGCCTCGGTCTGCAGCCAGTACAGCATCGACATCGACAGTTCGCGGGCGCCGGCGAGGTGCTTGTCGCGCTCCTCGTCGCTGACCCCGATCAGCGGGCCGGGCAGGTAGTCGATCATCGGCCAGTTGACGACGGTGACGTCGCTGTCGGCGAAGCCGGGCCGGAACACCGACCGCGCGACGATGCGCCGGAACGCCCACAGCTCGCGGTCGCCGGGGTCCTTGGACTGGTCGGCCACGACCGGGCCGGTGTCGCCGTTGGGCAGGAACGCCCGCTCGAACGGCGTGAGCGTCCGCGGGTCCGGCGCACGCAGGCTGATCAGCGGGTTCGGCCACTTCGGCGGCTGGTACTCGCGCCAGGCGGCGTACCCGGCCGGCCGGTCGACGGTGTGGTCCTCGCCGGCGCGGTGGTCGACCGCGAACACCCACGAGAACGCCTGCATGTTGTCCGGCTGCGCCTCGTCCGGCGCGCTGGGCTCGCCGGTGTCGTGCCGCGACTCGAACCCGGTGACGTGCTCGGTGCCGGTGAGCGGCAGCAGGTCGCCCAGTTCGGTCGCGTCCAGGACGTAGGGGGCGCGCACCTCCAGCCGGTCGCCGTCCGGGCCCTCGACCACGACGGCGGTGACGCGGTCGCCGTCGACGCTCGCGGCCACCGGGCGGTGCCGGTACAGGACGCGCAGCCGGCCGGCCGCGATCCACGGCGCCACCATCGCCTCCAGCACGGCGGCGCCCACTCGCGGCTCGTGGCAGAGGCGGCTCACCCGGCCCTGGCCGGGGTTGAGGTCGTGTGCCTCACGGGCCCAGTCGGCCAGCGGGTACCAGGTGCGGTAGTAGGCCCGGATGTTCTCGCGCAGCTCGCGGTAGCTGCGGGTGCTGCCGAACCGCTCGATCCAGGTGTGCTCGTCCGGCGGGACGCCCTGGCTGGTCAGCTGGCCGCCGATCCAGTCGGTCTCCTCGGTGAGCAGGACGGACCTGCCTCGCCGCAGTGCCGCGAGGGCCGCGGCGACGCCGCCGAGCCCACCGCCCACCACGAGGATGTCGGTCGTCGTTGCCGTCTCACTGCTCACGCGGGTGTTCCCTCTCTGACGAACTGGACGTGCCGGGTGCCGCCGTCGACGGTGACGACTTCCGGCCCGCCGTGAATGCGGACGTCACCGCTGCCCGTGAGGACAGCGCTGACCTCGGTGGAGGTGCGCCGGTACGCGGTGACGACGACGCCCGGCGCGGCGTCGATCAGGACGACGCCGTCGAGCGTGACGACCAGCCGGTCGGCCGCCGTCACCGTCAGGCGTCCGTCGCCGAGCGGCAGGTTCGCCAGCTCGGCCGGCACGCCGGGGTGGGCGAAGCGCCAGCCGTCGGGCCGTGCCTCGGCCAGCTCGCCGAACGCCAGGTGGGCCAGCAGCCCGCCCCATGCCATCAGCCCGTCCGAGCGCTGCTGGAACCCGGTGAGGTCCTCGCCGTCGAAGGCCGGGTAGTTCTCCCGGACCGCGCTGTGCGTCTCCCACTCGGCGAGGAACAGCTCCAGCAGCGCGCCGCTGACCGCGCGGCTGTGGTCGCGCAGGTCGTAGCGGCGCAGCCCTTGGACGGCGAGGTAGGCCATCGGCGCCCAGATGCGGCCGCGCCAGTAGGTGGCGGCGAAGCCGGAGTCGTTGCGGGCGACGCTGGGCAGCGGCCGGTCGCCGCCGAGGACGTCCGGCGCGAGCAGCGCGTCGGCGATGCTCGCCGCCGTGGCCGCGTCCGGAAAGCCGCCGAGCAGCGGGTAGAGCAACGTCGGCGAGACGTGCGGGTCGTGGCTGCCGTCGGCGCGCAGGTTGCGGTACTGGCGGGCGGTGTCGTCCCAGAACAGCTTCGCGGCGGTGGCGCGCGCGTCCTCGGCCTCGGCCGTGAGCCGGGCGGCGGTCGCGTCGTCGCCGAGGATCCGCGCCATGGCCGCGAGTGCCTCGGCGTCGGCGACGTGCAGCGCGTTGAGGCCGGCGTCGGCGAGGTCCATGGTGTGCGTCGCGGGGTCGTACGCGGCCTCGTCGTACATGGGCGAGTCGTCCAGGCCGGACTCGCGCTTGGTGCGGTCGAGGGTGGCCGACTCCGGGTCGCCGTCGACCGGGTCGGAGCCCCACGCCAGCAGCCCGTGCGGACCCCGGCGGTGCGCCGGCCACCAGTCGTGCCAGGCCAGCAGACCCTCGTAGGTCGCTTCGAGGAGGCGCCGGTCGCGGGTCTCGTCGGACAGCCCGCCGGCGAGGTACGCCGACAGCACGGTCAGCGCGCCGACCGGCGGCTGCGACCGGTCCCAGGTGGTGCCGCGCTCGTCGCTGACGCGGTTCGGGATCATCCCGGCGGCGTCGGCGAACGGCAGGATCTGGGCCATGATGCCGCGCGCGTAGTCGCGGTCGACGACGCTCGCCACCAGCCCGGTGAAGAAGGTGTCCCAGGCGTGCAGCGCCCAGCTGCCGTAGAAGCCCTGCCGCTCGACGCTGACGAAGTCGCGTGAGGTCGGGGTGATGACGCGGTCGAGGTCCGGCGCGTGGATGGTGTTCCAGGTGACGGCGCGGGTCAGCGCGTCGGCGGCGTCGCGGTACCAGCCGCCCGACGTGGGCCGCGCGGCGTCGGCGGCGGCGCGGCGTTGCTCGAGCACGGCGCCCGTGTCGTGCACCGTGGCCGCGGAGTCCGTCGGGGCGACGAGGACGTCGTCGCCGTCGCGGTCCAGCCGCCAGCCGGTCGCGTCCGGCCACTCGACGACGACGGTCCCCGCGGACTCGGCCCGCACGTACAGCTCGTCGCCCGGCCCGCCGGCCATCGTCAGCCGCAGCTCGACGCCGCCGGACTCGACCGTGACCTCGGCGAACGAGCCGTCGACGGTGTGGTGACCGAGCCGGACCAGCCCGTTGCGCCAGGTGAAGCCGTCCAGCACGGGCGCCCCGGCGGCGTCGCGCAGGCCGAACCGGACCCACAGCCCGGACGGCAGGTGCGTCATGCCGGTGTGGGTGCGGACGTCCCAGGTGTTCCAGCCGCGCGGTTCGGGGACGGTCATGCCGTCACCGCCGGTCCGGCGTCGTCGAGGTCGAGGGCGGCGTCCAGCAGCGCGCGGGTGTACTCGTGCTTCGGCGCCGCCAGCACCTCGGTGGCCGGGCCCTCCTCGACGATCTCGCCGCGGCGCATGACGGCGACGCGGTCGGCGATCTGGTGCACGACCCCGAGGTCGTGCGAGATGAACAGCATGGCCAGGTGGTGCGTGCGGCGCAGGTCCACCAGCAGCCGCAGGATCTGCGCCTGCACGCTGACGTCCAGCGCCGACACCGCCTCGTCGCAGACCAGCAGCCGGGGCTTGACGGCCAGCGCGCGGGCGATGCTGACCCGCTGGCACTGCCCGCCGGACAGGTCGCCGGGCCGCCGCGACGCGACGTCGGCGTCCAGGCCGACGTCGGCGAGCAGCGCGTGCAGGGCGGCGGTGCGGTCGCCGTCCGGCGCCGCCGACGGGTGCGTGCGCCAGGCCTCGCCGATGATCGCGGCGATGCTCATGCGCGGGTTCAGCGACGACCGCGGGTCCTGGAACACCATCTGCACGGCGCGCTGCAGCTCGGCCGGGCGGCGCCCGACCCGCTCCAGCGGCCGGCCCTCGAACGTGACGGTGCCCGCGTCGGGCCGCTGCAGCCCGGCGACGCAGCGCGCGACGGTGGTCTTGCCCGACCCCGACTCGCCGACCAGCCCGACGGTCTCCTCGGCGGCGACGTCCAGGCTGACGCCGTCGACGGCCACGAACGGGTCGCGCCGGCGGCCGAACGTCACCCGCAGGTCGCGGATCTCCAGCAGCGTCACGCGGCGAGCACCTCCTCGGCGAAGTGACAGGCGGCGGCCCGGCCGGGCGCGACCTCACGGACCGCCGGGACCTCGGTGCGGCAGCGATCGCGGGCGATCGGGCAGCGCGGGTGGAACGGGCAGCCGGCCGGCCGGTTCGCCGGGGTGGCCGGCGCGCCGGGCAGCGGGTCGGCCAGCGCGGTCTTCGTCCGGACCGCCGGCACGCTGCGGACCAGCGCCTTCGTGTACGGATGGGCCGGACGGCGCAGCACGACGGGCGCCGGGCCGCGTTCGGCGACCCGCCCGGCGTACATGACGACGACCTCCGAGGCGACGTTCGCGACCACGCGCAGGTCGTGGCTGACCAGCAGCACCGACAGCCCCTCGTCCTGCTGGATCGTCTGGAGCAGGGTCAGGATGCGGGCCTGGACGGTGACGTCGAGCGCCGTCGTCGGCTCGTCGGCCAGCAGCAGCGACGGGCTGCCGGCCAGGGCCAGCGCGATCATCGCCCGTTGCCGAAGGCCACCGGAGAACTCGTGCGGGTAGCGGTTCGCCCGCTCGGCCGGGTCCGGCACACCGGCGCGGTCCAGCAGCTCGACCACCCGCCGGCGCACCTCGGCCCGTCCGATGCCGTCGCGGCGCAGGATCTCGCCGACCTGGCGGCCGATCCGCTGCGTCGGATTCAGCGCGGCCAGCGGGTCCTGGAAGATCATCGAGATCTCGTGGCCACGGGCCTTCCGGCGGCGGGCGCCGTCGGCGTGCAGCAGGTCCTCGCCCCGCCACAGCAGCCGGCCGCCGGTGCGGGCGCCGTCCGGCAGCAGCCCGATGATCGCGTTGGCGGTCATCGTCTTGCCGCTGCCGGACTCCCCGATCAGGCCGACCGTGGTGCCGGCCGGCACGTCGAACGACACGCCGTCGACCACCCGCACGTCGCCCCGCGTCCCCGGCAGGTCGACGGTCAGCCCGTCGACGCGCAGCAACGCCTCGTGCCGGGCCACCGGGGCGCCTCCGGATCGCGCCGTCCGCACCTCGCTCACGAGCCCGAGACCGTCACCGTCGAGAAGTCGGGCAGGCCGCTCGGGTCGGGGGTGAAGCCCTCGAGGTCGCTGTTCCAGGCGTAGGCCAGGCTGACCGCCATCGGGTACATGCCCACGGCGTCGCGCCAGATGATCTCACTGGCCTGGCCGTACAGGTCGGTCCGCTCGGCCTCGTCGCTGGTGGCGCTGGCGGCGGCGAGCAGCGCGTCCAGCTCCGGGTTGCAGTAGCCGTTGCGACCGGCCGCGCAGGTGTAGAGGCGGCCGAGGTTGCTGGCCGCGTCGTACGTCGGGGTGGCCAACTGCTGGAAGTTGACGTCCCAGTTCAGCGCCAGCAGGTCCTCGGTGAAGACTGCCTGCTCCTTCTCCAGCGGCTCGACGGTCACGCCGATCTCGGCGAGGTCGGACACGACGGCCTGGACGAACGGGCGGAACTCGGCGTTGGCGAACTGCAGCCGCAGCGTCTGCGAGAAGTCGAACCCGGCCGCCGTCAGCGCCGCCTGGGCCGCCTCGGGGTCGTGGCCGACCGGCTCCTGCGGCGCGTAGCCGAGCACCAGCGGCGACACCGGCGCGTCGGCCAGCGCCCCGGTCTCCGGGTACAGCGTGGAGATGATCGTCTCGAAGTCGACCGCCTGCCAGAGCGCCCGCCGCACTTCCGGCGTCGTCAGCGCCGGGATCGAGGAGTTGAACCACATCGTGTACACGGCGGTGCTCTGCACCGTCTCGACCGTGAGGGTGTCCTCGCCCTGCAGCGCGCCGAGCTGGTCGTCCGGGATGCCCCAGACGACGTCGACCTCGCCGGTGCGCAGCGCGGTGAGGCGCGCCGACAGCTCCGGGATGTTGCGGACGGTGACGGTGTCGACCTGCGGCACGTCGCCCCAGTAGTTCTCGTTCGGCACCAGCTCGAGCGAGTCGCCCGGGGTGAACGCGCCGACGGTGAACGGGCCGGAGCCGACCGGCGCGTTGAAGAACGCGGTGTCGTCGGGCGCCACGCCGGCCGGGATGACGTAGAAGATGAGCAGCTTGCCCGGGACGGCGGCGTCGGGCGCCGGCGACGTGATGGTCACCTCGGTGTCCGATGCGGCGGTCATCGTGTACTCGGGGAAGTTGCCGGCGTTGGGGCCGTCCAGCGCGATCATCCGGTCGAACGACGCCACGACGTCCTCGGCCGTCACCGGCTCGCCGTCGCTGAACGTGGCGTCGTCGCGCAGGGTGAACGTCCACTGCGTGACGTCCTCGTTCGCGGTCCACTCCGCGGCGAGGTCGCCGACCAGCGAGCCGTCGGCGGACGGGCGGACCAGCCGGCTGAAGACCGCCTGGCCGGCGAACTGGGTGCCGGTCGAGGCGCCCTGGGCGCCGTGCGGGTCGAGGCTCTCGATCGGGTACGTGCCGGCCGCGACGACGTCGCCGCCGGTCGCCTCGCCGGAGTTGCCCGCGTCGGAGGTGTCGTCACCGCCGCCGGACGTCGTCGAACAGGCCGCGAGCAGCAGCGCTGCGGCCGCGGCGACGGTCGTCGCGAGACGGCGGCCCCTGGATCGGGTCATGGGATGGCTCCTTCGTGTGCCTAGGGGTCGCGGCGGCCGCGCCCGTACCGGGCGGTCAGCTGGTCGCCGAGGATCCCGACGTTGATGATCAGCAGGGACAGCGCGATGCCGGGGAGGGTGGAGATCCACCACGCCGTCTCGAGGTAGGACTTGCCGTTCGCGATGGTCTGGCCCCAAGACACCGTCGACGAGGGCAGGCCGATGCCGAGGAAGCTCAGGCCCGCCTCGGCCAGGACGACCAGGGCGAACTCCAGCGTCGCCAGCGCGACGATCGGCCCGGCGGTGAACGGGAGGATGTGCCGCCACAGGATGGCGCGCTGCGGCACGCCGAGCACCCGGGCCGCGTCGACCCAGGCCCGTTCCCGCAACGACAGGGCCACGCTGCGGGTGACCCGGGCGAACGAGATCCACGCGGTGGCCGACAGCGCGACCACCACCAGCAGGACGCTGCGCTGGAAGGCCCCGGCGATGACGATGGCGAGCAGGATCGCCGGGAACGCCAGCAGCACGTCGAAGATGCGGGCCAGGACGGCGTCCAGCCAGCCGCGGGCGTACCCGGCGACGGCGCCGAGCAGCAGTCCGACGACGCTCGAGATGCCCACCGTCGCGACGCCGATGAGCACCGACGTGCGGGCGCCGTAGACGATCTGGGCCAGGACGTCGCGGCCGAGGTCGTCGGTGCCGAGCCAGGCCGTGCCGCCGTCGGCCGTCGTCGAGCCCGGCGCGAGCAGCCGGTCCTCCAACGGCGTGTGCACGGGGTCGTAGTCGAGCAGCAGCGGCCCGATCAGCCCGACCAGCACGTAGATCGCGATGACGACGTACGGGATCTTCCCGAGCCAGCCGCCGCGGCGCCTGGTCCTGGCGAGCGGCGTGTCCAGGGTGACGGCGGCGGTCACGACGCCCCCTCCATGCGGATGCGCGGATCGAGCTGGGTGTACAGCAGGTCCGCGACCAGGTTGAGCACCATGACGATGCCGGCGATCAGCAGCGTCACGGCCTGGACGACGGCGTAGTCGCGGTTGGCGACCGCGTCGACCACGAGCGACCCGAGGCCGGGCCAGGCGAACACGTTCTCGACGATGACCGCGCCGCCCATCAGCGCGCCCATCTGCAGGCCGACCACCGTCACGACCGGGATCAGCGAATTGCGCAGGGCGTGGCCGAGCAGCACCTGCGGCTCCGTCAGCCCCTTGGACCGCGCGGTCTGCACGTACGGCTCGCGCATCGACTCTGCGACGGAGCTGCGGGTCAGCCGGGCGACGATGGCCGTGAACGGCAGCGCCAGCGTGATGGCCGGCAGCACCATGTGCTGCGGCGTGCCGACGCCGGCGCTGGGCAGCAGCCGCAGCCCGAGCGCGAACACCAGGATCAGCATGATGCCGACCCAGAACGTCGGGAAGGACTGCAGCGCGATGGTGGCCGCCGACACGACGCGGTCGACGACGCCTCCCGGCCGGCCGCCGGCCATCAGGCCGAGCGTCAGGCCGACGACGACGGCGATCGCGGTGGCCGCGAGGGTCAGCTCGATGGTGGCCGGGAGCCGGTCGAAGACCGCCTCCATCGCCGGCCGGCCGAGCCGGTGCGAGTCGCCGAAGTCGAGCCGTGCCGCGTCGCCGAGGAAGCTCAGGTACTGCGCGAACATCGACCGGTCCAGGCCGAGGGTCTCGTGCAGCCGGGCGATCTGCTCCGGGTCGGCGTCCGGGCCGAGCATGACGGTGGCCGGGTCGCCCGGCGCGACGCGCACGATGACGAAGATCAGCGAGGCGGCGCCCCACATCACGAAGAGGCCGATGAGCAGGCGGCGGAGGACGATCTTGATCATGCCGTGCCGTCCCGTGGCGCGGGGCCGATGGAGTCGCCGGGGACGAACGTGCACGGGATGGTGACCTGCCGCGTCGTCGACTGCGCGGCGCCGAGCAGCTCGACCAGCATGCGCACCGCCTCGCGGCCCATCTCGGCCCGCGGCAGCGAGAACCGGGTCCAGTCGCGCAGCTCCGGCGTCCACGACGGCGGCTCGCCGAGCAGGGCGATCGAGCAGTCCTCAGGGAAGCGCACCCGCTCGCTGTCGGTCATCGCCGTCAGCGCGTCGACCAGCCGGTTGTCCTCGGTCGGCTCGACCAGGATGGCGGTGACGCCGTAGCTGCCGATCCAGTGCAGCACGTGCTCGGCGGACAGGTCGGCGGGGTCGGCCAGGCCCTGGATCAGCCGCTCGTCCACCTCGAGGCCGGCGGCGGCCAGGCCCTCGCGGTAGCCCTGCTCGCGGTCGCGGGTGGGCTCGGTGTCCTCGATGGCGCGCAGGTAGAGGATGCGCTCGTGGCCCCGCCGGTGCAGCTCGGCGACCATCGCGCTGGTAGCGGCGACGTAGTCGGCCCCGACGTAGCTGACCTCGCCTTCGTCGACCTCGCGGC
Protein-coding sequences here:
- a CDS encoding dihydrodipicolinate synthase family protein — translated: MTDGRALLSGVMVPLVTPMSAPGEPSAAAAYGLLDALAQAGARSLMLFGSNGEGPLLPTSALTEFAAGVAARWRELTGDGPVLANVTAAGTAEALERAAAVRLAEPDALVVSPPIYYRHRDDEVVAHFAAFAGLGVPVVAYNVPSYSVPMTPAVLDEVLAMPHVVGIKDSSGDLALLGRVVAAARRRPDVGVSQGSETQLVAGLEAGADGIVPGIANLAPVLCVELYDAFRSGRTAAADAAQETADRVVALHTVRRGVPAVKAVLESRGLCPPHVAAPFVPVTPDERAALLDLLRPLDAHLIAPR
- a CDS encoding FAD-dependent oxidoreductase is translated as MSSETATTTDILVVGGGLGGVAAALAALRRGRSVLLTEETDWIGGQLTSQGVPPDEHTWIERFGSTRSYRELRENIRAYYRTWYPLADWAREAHDLNPGQGRVSRLCHEPRVGAAVLEAMVAPWIAAGRLRVLYRHRPVAASVDGDRVTAVVVEGPDGDRLEVRAPYVLDATELGDLLPLTGTEHVTGFESRHDTGEPSAPDEAQPDNMQAFSWVFAVDHRAGEDHTVDRPAGYAAWREYQPPKWPNPLISLRAPDPRTLTPFERAFLPNGDTGPVVADQSKDPGDRELWAFRRIVARSVFRPGFADSDVTVVNWPMIDYLPGPLIGVSDEERDKHLAGARELSMSMLYWLQTEAPRPDGGTGWPGLRLRGDVMGTTDGLAKAPYIRESRRILPRRRVVEQDLSLAVRGDAGAVAYPDSVGVGMYRIDLHPSTGGDTYIDVASSPFQIPLGALLPQRVRNLLPAGKNIGTTHITNGCYRLHPVEWNVGEVAGALAAHCLAGGLEPGQVHESGELLGAFQDELAADGVELAWPEIKGY
- a CDS encoding trehalase family glycosidase, producing MTVPEPRGWNTWDVRTHTGMTHLPSGLWVRFGLRDAAGAPVLDGFTWRNGLVRLGHHTVDGSFAEVTVESGGVELRLTMAGGPGDELYVRAESAGTVVVEWPDATGWRLDRDGDDVLVAPTDSAATVHDTGAVLEQRRAAADAARPTSGGWYRDAADALTRAVTWNTIHAPDLDRVITPTSRDFVSVERQGFYGSWALHAWDTFFTGLVASVVDRDYARGIMAQILPFADAAGMIPNRVSDERGTTWDRSQPPVGALTVLSAYLAGGLSDETRDRRLLEATYEGLLAWHDWWPAHRRGPHGLLAWGSDPVDGDPESATLDRTKRESGLDDSPMYDEAAYDPATHTMDLADAGLNALHVADAEALAAMARILGDDATAARLTAEAEDARATAAKLFWDDTARQYRNLRADGSHDPHVSPTLLYPLLGGFPDAATAASIADALLAPDVLGGDRPLPSVARNDSGFAATYWRGRIWAPMAYLAVQGLRRYDLRDHSRAVSGALLELFLAEWETHSAVRENYPAFDGEDLTGFQQRSDGLMAWGGLLAHLAFGELAEARPDGWRFAHPGVPAELANLPLGDGRLTVTAADRLVVTLDGVVLIDAAPGVVVTAYRRTSTEVSAVLTGSGDVRIHGGPEVVTVDGGTRHVQFVREGTPA
- a CDS encoding ABC transporter ATP-binding protein codes for the protein MTLLEIRDLRVTFGRRRDPFVAVDGVSLDVAAEETVGLVGESGSGKTTVARCVAGLQRPDAGTVTFEGRPLERVGRRPAELQRAVQMVFQDPRSSLNPRMSIAAIIGEAWRTHPSAAPDGDRTAALHALLADVGLDADVASRRPGDLSGGQCQRVSIARALAVKPRLLVCDEAVSALDVSVQAQILRLLVDLRRTHHLAMLFISHDLGVVHQIADRVAVMRRGEIVEEGPATEVLAAPKHEYTRALLDAALDLDDAGPAVTA
- a CDS encoding ABC transporter ATP-binding protein, which codes for MARHEALLRVDGLTVDLPGTRGDVRVVDGVSFDVPAGTTVGLIGESGSGKTMTANAIIGLLPDGARTGGRLLWRGEDLLHADGARRRKARGHEISMIFQDPLAALNPTQRIGRQVGEILRRDGIGRAEVRRRVVELLDRAGVPDPAERANRYPHEFSGGLRQRAMIALALAGSPSLLLADEPTTALDVTVQARILTLLQTIQQDEGLSVLLVSHDLRVVANVASEVVVMYAGRVAERGPAPVVLRRPAHPYTKALVRSVPAVRTKTALADPLPGAPATPANRPAGCPFHPRCPIARDRCRTEVPAVREVAPGRAAACHFAEEVLAA
- a CDS encoding ABC transporter substrate-binding protein, which codes for MTRSRGRRLATTVAAAAALLLAACSTTSGGGDDTSDAGNSGEATGGDVVAAGTYPIESLDPHGAQGASTGTQFAGQAVFSRLVRPSADGSLVGDLAAEWTANEDVTQWTFTLRDDATFSDGEPVTAEDVVASFDRMIALDGPNAGNFPEYTMTAASDTEVTITSPAPDAAVPGKLLIFYVIPAGVAPDDTAFFNAPVGSGPFTVGAFTPGDSLELVPNENYWGDVPQVDTVTVRNIPELSARLTALRTGEVDVVWGIPDDQLGALQGEDTLTVETVQSTAVYTMWFNSSIPALTTPEVRRALWQAVDFETIISTLYPETGALADAPVSPLVLGYAPQEPVGHDPEAAQAALTAAGFDFSQTLRLQFANAEFRPFVQAVVSDLAEIGVTVEPLEKEQAVFTEDLLALNWDVNFQQLATPTYDAASNLGRLYTCAAGRNGYCNPELDALLAAASATSDEAERTDLYGQASEIIWRDAVGMYPMAVSLAYAWNSDLEGFTPDPSGLPDFSTVTVSGS
- a CDS encoding ABC transporter permease; amino-acid sequence: MTAAVTLDTPLARTRRRGGWLGKIPYVVIAIYVLVGLIGPLLLDYDPVHTPLEDRLLAPGSTTADGGTAWLGTDDLGRDVLAQIVYGARTSVLIGVATVGISSVVGLLLGAVAGYARGWLDAVLARIFDVLLAFPAILLAIVIAGAFQRSVLLVVVALSATAWISFARVTRSVALSLRERAWVDAARVLGVPQRAILWRHILPFTAGPIVALATLEFALVVLAEAGLSFLGIGLPSSTVSWGQTIANGKSYLETAWWISTLPGIALSLLIINVGILGDQLTARYGRGRRDP
- a CDS encoding ABC transporter permease, which encodes MIKIVLRRLLIGLFVMWGAASLIFVIVRVAPGDPATVMLGPDADPEQIARLHETLGLDRSMFAQYLSFLGDAARLDFGDSHRLGRPAMEAVFDRLPATIELTLAATAIAVVVGLTLGLMAGGRPGGVVDRVVSAATIALQSFPTFWVGIMLILVFALGLRLLPSAGVGTPQHMVLPAITLALPFTAIVARLTRSSVAESMREPYVQTARSKGLTEPQVLLGHALRNSLIPVVTVVGLQMGALMGGAVIVENVFAWPGLGSLVVDAVANRDYAVVQAVTLLIAGIVMVLNLVADLLYTQLDPRIRMEGAS
- a CDS encoding LacI family DNA-binding transcriptional regulator, which encodes MPPQGRRRRPTQVDIARRAGVSQATVSLVISGGAASDQIAESTRQAVLAAAAELGYSANVAARSLKGGRNHLLGLYTFEPVFPTDQRDFYYPFLLGVEEETAAQGYDLLLFSSVSSGADRSIYAGGANRLKLADGCVLLGRNVRREELNALVQEDFPFVFIGRREVDEGEVSYVGADYVAATSAMVAELHRRGHERILYLRAIEDTEPTRDREQGYREGLAAAGLEVDERLIQGLADPADLSAEHVLHWIGSYGVTAILVEPTEDNRLVDALTAMTDSERVRFPEDCSIALLGEPPSWTPELRDWTRFSLPRAEMGREAVRMLVELLGAAQSTTRQVTIPCTFVPGDSIGPAPRDGTA